The nucleotide sequence ACAGAGAGGCCCAGCGCACGGTGTTGGCCCGTTTTGCAGAACTGGGACTTCGTCCCCAGGCGTTGTTCATCGGGGTTCATCCAGGCGCAGCATATGGCGAAGCCAAGAGGTGGTTTCCCGAGCGCTTCGCAGCTGCCCTCGACCGGTTGGCCAGTCCAGAGCGCCAGATCATCCTTTTCGGGAGTGCGGCAGACAGACAGATTGCTGCTGAGATCAAGGGGAGAATGAGCTCCGCAGTCATCGATCTGGTCGGTCGCACAACCCTGGCAGAGGCAATGTGGCTAATCAGCAGGTGTTCCCTTTTTGTCAGCAACGATTCAGGCCTCATGCACATGGCTGCGGCCTTCAGGGTGCCGCAGGTGGCGCTTTTCGGTTCGACAGATCCCAGGAAGAGCGCCCCCCTCAATGAACATGCCATAGTGCTTCAAGCTGAGCACCTCTGGTGCGCTCCTTGTTTCAAGAGAAGGTGCCCGGCGGATCTTTCCTGTTTCCAGGCAATCACGGTGGAGCAGGTGGTGGCTGCTGCAGAGTCCTTGTTGCAATCGGCCGTCTAGAAGGAGTTTTTTTCAATATGCATGCCGCGGTGTTTCTGGACAGAGATGGTACCATAAACGAGGAGATGGGTTACATCAACCATCCGGACCGCTTTATATTGCTGCCAGGTGTGGCAGCGGCCATCAAGAGAATCAACCACAGTGGCCTCAAAGTGGTGGTGGTCACCAATCAGGCTGGGGCAGCGCGGGGATATTTTCCTGTGGAAATGATTGACCGCGTGCACCAGAAGATGCAGGTCTTGCTGGAAAGGGAAGGGGCCTTTCTTGATGGCATTTATACTTGTAGTCATGCACCGGAGGGTGAGGGAGAGACAGGTGAACCGTGTTCGTGCCGCAAACCGCAAATTGGCTTGCTGCAGCAAGCTGCAGCAGAATTGCACATTGACCTCCAGAAGTCTTATGTGGTAGGTGACCGCTTCAAGGATATGGAGATGGCCCATAATGCCGGCTGCAAGGGCGTGCTGGTCCTCACCGGATATGGCAAGGGTGAGCTGGAGTTTCTTGCCCATGTCAGCAGGGTAAAACCGACTCATGTGGCCGCTGACCTGCCAGCAGCAGTTGACTGGATAATCCAGGATGCAGAAAGGCCAATTTGAACTGTTTATAAATGCCTTGCCTTATTGGGCTGGCGACCATGGAGGTGTTCAGCCTGATTAGTTTTCCACCAGTTTTGAGGCTATGAATATCCTTATCGTCAAATTGAGTTCTCTTGGAGACGTGATACACACTCTGCCGGCTCTTGCAGCACTGAGGCGTCATTATCCTGAGGCCTCAATCAGATGGCTGGTGGAGGAGCCTGCGGCAGAGCTGCTCGAGTACTATCCTGGCATTGACGAGGTGGTTGTCTGCTCCCGACGCAGCTGGCTGCGAATGCTGGAGAGGCCTTCCTGCTGGCCAGGGCTGCTCCGTGAGATCAGGGAATTCTGTGTGCGATTGCGCCGGCACCACTACGACATTGTCATTGACCTGCAGGGGCTCATAAAGAGTGCTTTCTGGGTGGCTTTGGCTAGAGGACAGAGGAAGATCGGCTTCGCTCGCAGCCGGGAACTGAGCTGGCTAGTTCTGAACGAGAAGCTCCCCCCTTACAATCCCGAGCAACATGCAGTGGAGCGCTACCTGCAAATTCCTCGTTATCTAGGCTGCAACGGAGAAAACCTCGAGGTACAGAGGTTCTGGACAAGCGCTGAAGCGGAGCGGATGGAGAGTAAACTCAGGAGAGAGACCACTGCAGGAACAGGGCCGCTGGTGGTTTTTCATCCAGTGAGCAGGTGGCCAAGCAAGAGCTGGCCGGTGGGGAACTTTGCTCTGTTGGCCCGCGAGCTGGTGCGGAAGCACCGGGCCACCGTAGTTATGACCGGAGCCGCAGTTGACCGCGGCAAGGTTTCACGTATTATAGAACAAGCAAACATATCCCGGGTGTTCAACTGGGCCGGTTCTACCAATTTGAGGGAGCTTGCCTGCCTCTGCCGCCGAGCAGCAGTGGTTGTCAGCACAGATAGCGGCCCCATGCATCTGGCTGCAGCCGTAGGAACCGGAGTTGTTGGCCTTTTCGGCCCTACAGCTCCATGGCGCACCGGCCCATATGGAGGGGGTCACGTGGTGCTGCGGGCGGACCTCGAGTGCAGTCCGTGCTTTCGCCGCAATTGCCAGAGCATGGAATGCATGAACGCCTTGGAGGTGGACAAGGTAGCCCAGGCAGTGGATTACGTGTTACGGAGGGAGTGCCCATGACGATAAGCAAGGAATTGCTGGACATACTTGCCTGTCCAAAGTGCAAGGGAGAGATTTACTTGAACGAGACAGAGGACGGTCTCATTTGCGAAAACTGCAAGCTTGTCTATGAAATAAGAGACGATATTCCTATCATGTTGATTGACGAGGCCAAACCATTGGCCTGAGCAATTAGAGAGTCTGCTGCCGGCAAGTTTTCCATTGAGAATCTCACTAACTCCAGGGCGGCCGTGGCCGCAGCGAAACGGTACACTGCCCAGCCGGTAGTGCAGTCAGGGAAAATATGGCCCAGTCGCCGTTTGCTCGCATACCCCACATACGCCTTGTGAGAGCCGGAAAGCTCTTGGGGTCCTGTCTCTATCTACTGGACAGACGCCACCGGTTGATTGTCAGGCGCAACCTGCAGTTTGTCTTTAGCAGTATGCCCTCTCAGGCAGTGCGCCGGCTGTCCATAGCAGTGTTTCAGCACGTGGCAATTACTGCTCTGGAAGTGCTGCAGGTAAGTTCCTTTGAAAGGAAGGATCTTTTTCAACGAGTTCGTCTGCAAGGTGAACAACATCTGCAACAGCTGGCCAGAAGCAGCAAGGGTGGCATCTTTATATCAGCACATCTGGGGAACTGGGAAATCGGTCATATCTATGCCTCGTGCTACCTGCAGCCCCCCCTGTTCCTGGTGGCAAAAGACGTGAGGCCAGCCAGCTTGAATTCCATGGTGAATGCGATTCGCACCCGCTTCGGCAGTACCATTATCAGCAAGAAAAGGGCGCTGGCGCCCATGAGACGAGTGCTCAAAGACGGTGGCCTTCTCGGGCTGCTCATAGACCAGGGTGTAAGCCGCACGGAAGGCGTGGATATCAGCTTTTTTGGACACAGGGTGTCTGCAACCCCCGTTGTTGCTCTCCTGGCAAGAAGATATGATTGTCCTGTAGTGCCTGGATTTTGTCTAAGAGAGTCGGATGGCCAGTTGACCCTCATTATCAAGCCCCCCCTTGACTTGCAAAAAACGGCAGATTTTCATTACGACATAAAAGTGAATACCCAGAAGATGTATGACGTGATCGAGGAAGCAATCAGGGCATATCCAGACCAGTGGTTCTGGTTCCACAAGAGATGGAAGCGTTATCATGCCTTCCTCTATCCCGAAGAAATGGCCAGGTATGAACGACGCCGGAAAAGAAAGAAAGCTTCTCGAAAGAAAAGGAAAAGATCAAAGTCACTCTAGACATCCGTCTAGAAAATATCTGCTCTGTGGACTCACTGCTATGTTTGGCCGGGAATTATAGTGCAATGAGGCGGCCAGACCGTGATGAAAACAAGCCGCCGAGGCAAGATGACAATTTGCAGCCCCTCAAGTGTCGTTGAAATAACGGATTCCTACCGATGGATATTCGCCGGACATACCCTGGCAACTTTATGGAATCATCCGAATCTACGTCTTTTCAAAAGCAAAG is from Deltaproteobacteria bacterium and encodes:
- the waaC gene encoding lipopolysaccharide heptosyltransferase I; translated protein: MNILIVKLSSLGDVIHTLPALAALRRHYPEASIRWLVEEPAAELLEYYPGIDEVVVCSRRSWLRMLERPSCWPGLLREIREFCVRLRRHHYDIVIDLQGLIKSAFWVALARGQRKIGFARSRELSWLVLNEKLPPYNPEQHAVERYLQIPRYLGCNGENLEVQRFWTSAEAERMESKLRRETTAGTGPLVVFHPVSRWPSKSWPVGNFALLARELVRKHRATVVMTGAAVDRGKVSRIIEQANISRVFNWAGSTNLRELACLCRRAAVVVSTDSGPMHLAAAVGTGVVGLFGPTAPWRTGPYGGGHVVLRADLECSPCFRRNCQSMECMNALEVDKVAQAVDYVLRRECP
- a CDS encoding lysophospholipid acyltransferase family protein, translated to MAQSPFARIPHIRLVRAGKLLGSCLYLLDRRHRLIVRRNLQFVFSSMPSQAVRRLSIAVFQHVAITALEVLQVSSFERKDLFQRVRLQGEQHLQQLARSSKGGIFISAHLGNWEIGHIYASCYLQPPLFLVAKDVRPASLNSMVNAIRTRFGSTIISKKRALAPMRRVLKDGGLLGLLIDQGVSRTEGVDISFFGHRVSATPVVALLARRYDCPVVPGFCLRESDGQLTLIIKPPLDLQKTADFHYDIKVNTQKMYDVIEEAIRAYPDQWFWFHKRWKRYHAFLYPEEMARYERRRKRKKASRKKRKRSKSL
- the waaF gene encoding lipopolysaccharide heptosyltransferase II, coding for MVAPSWIGDAVLSLPAIDACVQHWSGRQVTVLARSSVAQVFRQSGRPVGVMEYELEGGLRKLAQRLLLARILRSRGFAAALLLPNSFGAALLVWLAAIPIRIGYATDGRAMLLTHRLACSQPEDTGHQVDYYLHLAGKMAAARIERQPRLPVNREAQRTVLARFAELGLRPQALFIGVHPGAAYGEAKRWFPERFAAALDRLASPERQIILFGSAADRQIAAEIKGRMSSAVIDLVGRTTLAEAMWLISRCSLFVSNDSGLMHMAAAFRVPQVALFGSTDPRKSAPLNEHAIVLQAEHLWCAPCFKRRCPADLSCFQAITVEQVVAAAESLLQSAV
- the gmhB gene encoding D-glycero-beta-D-manno-heptose 1,7-bisphosphate 7-phosphatase, which translates into the protein MHAAVFLDRDGTINEEMGYINHPDRFILLPGVAAAIKRINHSGLKVVVVTNQAGAARGYFPVEMIDRVHQKMQVLLEREGAFLDGIYTCSHAPEGEGETGEPCSCRKPQIGLLQQAAAELHIDLQKSYVVGDRFKDMEMAHNAGCKGVLVLTGYGKGELEFLAHVSRVKPTHVAADLPAAVDWIIQDAERPI
- a CDS encoding Trm112 family protein, translated to MTISKELLDILACPKCKGEIYLNETEDGLICENCKLVYEIRDDIPIMLIDEAKPLA